The following proteins are encoded in a genomic region of Hippoglossus hippoglossus isolate fHipHip1 chromosome 3, fHipHip1.pri, whole genome shotgun sequence:
- the LOC117753241 gene encoding high choriolytic enzyme 1-like — MTPSVSLLLLLLLGLSQAHPLQEEVVEEDIPEDTMDITTRILTSNNATDEILLEGDLLAPKTRNAMKCWSQSCLWKKASNGQVVIPFTVSSEFTSYERQKVDRAMKAFHSSTCIRFVPRQNEYDYMGIENRGGCFSSLGRVGGRQVLSLNRQGCLHHGIIQHEINHALGFQHEQTRSDRDNYVRINWENINQRMAYNFHKQDTNNLNTPYDYSSIMHYGKTAFSIQWGRDSITPIPNSNVQIGQRQGMSYWDVMRINRLYGC, encoded by the coding sequence ATGACTCCCAGTgtcagcctgctgctgctgctcctgctcggCCTCTCTCAGGCTCATCCTCTCCAGGAGGAGGTAGTTGAAGAAGACATCCCAGAGGACACCATGGACATCACCACCAGGATTCTGACCTCAAACAACGCCACAGATGAGATCCTGCTGGAAGGAGACCTGCTCGCTCCGAAAACCAGAAACGCCATGAAGTGCTGGTCCCAGAGCTGCCTGTGGAAGAAAGCCTCCAACGGTCAGGTGGTGATCCCCTTCACCGTGAGCAGCGAGTTCACCAGCTATGAGAGGCAGAAGGTCGACCGTGCCATGAAAGCCTTCCACAGCAGTACCTGCATCCGCTTCGTCCCCCGTCAGAACGAGTACGACTACATGGGCATCGAGAACAGAGGTGGatgtttctcctctctgggCAGAGTGGGAGGCAGACAGGTGCTCTCTCTCAACAGGCAGGGCTGCCTACACCACGGAATCATCCAGCACGAGATCAACCACGCTCTGGGCTTCCAGCACGAGCAGACCAGGAGCGACCGCGACAACTACGTCAGGATCAACTGGGAGAACATCAACCAGCGGATGGCCTACAACTTCCACAAGCAGGACACCAACAACCTGAACACTCCCTACGACTACTCCTCCATCATGCACTACGGAAAAACAGCCTTCTCCATCCAGTGGGGGAGGGACAGCATCACCCCCATCCCCAACTCCAACGTCCAGATCGGCCAGAGGCAGGGCATGTCCTACTGGGACGTCATGAGGATCAACAGGCTCTATGGCTGCTAA
- the LOC117753222 gene encoding high choriolytic enzyme 1-like: MTPSVSLLLLLLLGLSQAHPLQEEVVEEDIPEDTMDITTRILTSNNATDEILLEGDLLAPKTRNAMKCWSQSCLWKKASNGQVVIPFTVSSEFTSYERQKVDRAMKAFHSSTCIRFVPRQNEYDYMGIENRGGCFSSLGRVGGRQVLSLNRQGCLHHGIIQHEINHALGFQHEQTRSDRDSYVRINWENINQRMAYNFHKQDTNNLNTPYDYSSIMHYGKTAFSIQRGRDSITPIPNSNVQIGQRQGMSYWDVMRINRLYGC, from the coding sequence ATGACTCCCAGTgtcagcctgctgctgctgctcctgctcggCCTCTCTCAGGCTCATCCTCTCCAGGAGGAGGTAGTTGAAGAAGACATCCCAGAGGACACCATGGACATCACCACCAGGATTCTGACCTCAAACAACGCCACAGATGAGATCCTGCTGGAAGGAGACCTGCTCGCTCCGAAAACCAGAAACGCCATGAAGTGCTGGTCCCAGAGCTGCCTGTGGAAGAAAGCCTCCAACGGTCAGGTGGTGATCCCCTTCACCGTGAGCAGCGAGTTCACCAGCTATGAGAGGCAGAAGGTCGACCGTGCCATGAAAGCCTTCCACAGCAGTACCTGCATCCGCTTCGTCCCCCGTCAGAACGAGTACGACTACATGGGCATCGAGAACAGAGGTGGatgtttctcctctctgggCAGAGTGGGAGGCAGACAGGTGCTCTCTCTCAACAGGCAGGGCTGCCTACACCACGGAATCATCCAGCACGAGATCAACCACGCTCTGGGCTTCCAGCACGAGCAGACCAGGAGCGACCGCGACAGCTACGTCAGGATCAACTGGGAGAACATCAACCAGCGGATGGCCTACAACTTCCACAAGCAGGACACCAACAACCTGAACACTCCCTACGACTACTCCTCCATCATGCACTACGGAAAAACAGCCTTCTCCATCCAGCGGGGGAGGGACAGCATCACCCCCATCCCCAACTCCAACGTCCAGATCGGCCAGAGGCAGGGCATGTCCTACTGGGACGTCATGAGGATCAACAGGCTCTATGGCTGCTAA